The Psychroflexus sp. ALD_RP9 region ACTTAATTCTAATTACGGATTTGAAAGTTTTGTTGAAGGAGACTCTAACCGTTTAGCACGTTCTGCTAGTATGGCGGTTGCCAATAAACCTGGAGGCACTTCATTTAACCCATTATTAATTTTTGGTGGTGTTGGTTTAGGAAAAACACACCTTGCCCATGCTATTGGTTTAGACGTTAAAGAAAAATATCCAGATAAAACTGTCTTATATATTTCGGCTGAAAAATTTACACAACAACATATTGAATCTGTTAGAAAAAATAATCGCAATGACTTTATTCATTTTTACCAGATTATTGATGTATTAATTGTTGACGATATTCAGTTGCTATCTGGCAAGAAAGGTACGCAAGATGTATTTTTTCATATTTTTAATCACTTACATCAAAATGGAAAGCAAGTAATTTTAACTAGTGACAAAGCGCCTGTTGACATGCAAGAAATTGAGCAACGTCTCTTGTCGCGTTTTAAATGGGGACTTTCGGCAGAATTACTTCAACCTGATCTTGAAACCCGTTTATCTATTATTCAAAATAAATTGTATCGTGATGGTGTTGATATGCCAGAAGATGTAATTAACTACCTAGCCGAAAATATTCAAAGTAATATTAGAGAATTAGAAGGTGCTTTAATATCACTCATAGCCCATTCTTCCTTTAGCCGTTCAGATGTAAGTATCGAATTAGCTGAACAAGTGGTTAAAAACTATGTAAAGAAGTCTAAAAAACAAATATCTATAGACCACATTCAAAAAGTTGTAAGTGACTATTTTCAACTTGATGTAGAAGTATTGCAGTCTAAAACCAGAAAACGTAACATTGTTCAAGCTAGACAGTTAGCTATGTTTTTTTCTAAAAAGATGACAAATAATTCTTTAACTGCCATAGGCAAACAAATAGGTAAACGTGATCACGCGACAGTCTTACACGCATGTAAAACAGTTGATAATTTACAATTAACCAACAAACAATTTAAACGTTTTGTTGAAGATATAGATAAAAAACTTAAACAATCTTAATTATAAACTATGGCCACTAAAGTCTTAATGGTCTGTTTAGGTAACATTTGCCGTTCACCCTTAGCTGAAGGTATTTTAAAATCAAAAGTTGATCCAAAGGCTGTGATTGTTGACTCTGCAGGAACTTCAGCTTATCATCAAGGAGAATCACCAGACCAACGCTCAATAGATATAGCGAAATTAAATTCAATCGACATAACCGACCAACAAAGTCGTCCGTTTTTAAAATCAGATTTTGAAGAATTTGATTATATTTATGTGATGGATGCTTCAAATTATAAAAATGTTTGTAAGCTCACCAACAAACCTGAATATCTTGAAAAAGTTAAAATGATTATGAACGAACGATTTGAAGGTTTAGATGTTGAAGTTCCTGATCCTTACCACGATAGCATTAATGGCTTTAAAAATGTTTATGAAATGCTTGATGAAGCTTGTACGGTAATCGCCGATAAACTCAATTGATATGAAAGATACAAAGCAACTCGGTCAACTTTACTTAATACCTAATCGACTTGGTGAGCAACCACCGTTGGAAGTTATGCCGCTTTCTATAAAAAAAATCATAGAAAAAGTAGATCATTACATCGTTGAAAACGAAAAAGTTGCACGTCAATTCATCAAGAAAATGGTATCTACCAAATCACAGGACAAGCTTATGATTAAAACCTTGAATAAGTTTACCTCTGAACTTGAAATCCCTACTTATTTAGATGTTTGCCAAGAAGGTTTTGATGTAGGCTTAATATCTGACGCTGGCTGCCCTGGAGTTGCAGATCCAGGTGCTGAAATTGTTCAACTAGCTCACCAAAAAGGGATAAAAGTAGTTCCTCTCGTGGGACCTTCATCTATTTTATTAAGCCTTATGGCTAGTGGCCTAAGTGGTCAAAGTTTTACTTTTCACGGCTATTTGCCTATCGATAAAAACGAAAAGAAGCGTATTTTAAAAAAATTAGAAGCTAAAAGCCGGCAGGATAATCAAACACAATTATTTATTGAAACACCTTACCGTAACAATCAGCTTATTGAAGATATTTTAAAAACCTTGCATCCTAATACACATTTATGCATTGCTGTAAACATTACTACTAGCGATGAATACATTAAAACAAAAACAGTTCAGGAATGGAAAACTGAACATTTTGATTTTCACAAACAACCAGCTATCTTTTTAATTCAGGCTTAATTATAGAATCTATAGAAATGCCTGAATGTTTCCATTTAGACAAACCACCTTTAAGATCAAAAATTTTCACAAAACCAGAATCTTTTAAAATTTCTACACATTTTTTACTTAATCCACCAGTTTTACAATAAACAGCTACTGGC contains the following coding sequences:
- the dnaA gene encoding chromosomal replication initiator protein DnaA → MPKTAGSVWKNCLDFIRDNISNQAYKTWFEPIEAVKLADNSLSISVPSKFFYEWLEEHYVDLLKSALTKEIGRGARLIYVIRMENTPDKQKAYTEKIPSSQRSHVASQSVEIATKQKNPELKNPFIIPGIRNLKIDSQLNSNYGFESFVEGDSNRLARSASMAVANKPGGTSFNPLLIFGGVGLGKTHLAHAIGLDVKEKYPDKTVLYISAEKFTQQHIESVRKNNRNDFIHFYQIIDVLIVDDIQLLSGKKGTQDVFFHIFNHLHQNGKQVILTSDKAPVDMQEIEQRLLSRFKWGLSAELLQPDLETRLSIIQNKLYRDGVDMPEDVINYLAENIQSNIRELEGALISLIAHSSFSRSDVSIELAEQVVKNYVKKSKKQISIDHIQKVVSDYFQLDVEVLQSKTRKRNIVQARQLAMFFSKKMTNNSLTAIGKQIGKRDHATVLHACKTVDNLQLTNKQFKRFVEDIDKKLKQS
- a CDS encoding low molecular weight protein-tyrosine-phosphatase, translating into MATKVLMVCLGNICRSPLAEGILKSKVDPKAVIVDSAGTSAYHQGESPDQRSIDIAKLNSIDITDQQSRPFLKSDFEEFDYIYVMDASNYKNVCKLTNKPEYLEKVKMIMNERFEGLDVEVPDPYHDSINGFKNVYEMLDEACTVIADKLN
- a CDS encoding SAM-dependent methyltransferase, producing the protein MKDTKQLGQLYLIPNRLGEQPPLEVMPLSIKKIIEKVDHYIVENEKVARQFIKKMVSTKSQDKLMIKTLNKFTSELEIPTYLDVCQEGFDVGLISDAGCPGVADPGAEIVQLAHQKGIKVVPLVGPSSILLSLMASGLSGQSFTFHGYLPIDKNEKKRILKKLEAKSRQDNQTQLFIETPYRNNQLIEDILKTLHPNTHLCIAVNITTSDEYIKTKTVQEWKTEHFDFHKQPAIFLIQA